A stretch of the Porites lutea chromosome 12, jaPorLute2.1, whole genome shotgun sequence genome encodes the following:
- the LOC140921608 gene encoding contactin-associated protein 1-like codes for MYIAGLTTGMANNLREYKPSPHFKGCIEAVSYSDRRIFPRENKNRKLLRRYTMHGSPKILASRSRCRRLELKTLSFGYPEAYLKFASSGRINLNVRFHFRTYLANQILVSKGNELGRFSFVRVLMVKGRVFLKVRTSPGGIVQPLYSKKQLNDGYWHDLSVVVNETLIKLAVDNEVPLVHFNPSLNQSVNEEEDLTMFIGYARKATMPSFIGCIYGLSVDGEKIVFTKISPTSKSGALQNFCNLSSPCFPNPCLHRGKCIEARSDGFNCDCQSTFYRGRFCEKPIYRRTCQDYKDLGLSGDANCTVDLDTEGPLKPITVLCNVTQQGNAVTIVGHNKIGLQRVNATKMFFAEIGYFHSVRYPSPMKEIRALINGSERCLQYVGFKCFGSKLLQSAIGPYQVKLKGIKSYIAPENWPDPSSGNNNCSCRVNGTCTLPEMSCYCDIGDETWREYGGYVTDKSALPITLVEFLESASQSDFIVGPLTCYGTSTNYANNSSENTTRELQHEAARFFKSLCFAINPTTDTNVQPRSSVPQPHRIPIFTRNQAKFSIGMTASVDSTGTLASTTVKATTKIQKSKEIPVHTSSLPTDFNEEVIQTVFGDGGLAEATASSTVLQFSTEKSNSDPPLNKSQTLGGSPNGKPTTDGQNLTFSWQLVVTVILLVVVSIMFVSLVVYCVKKRGISCKSAGFHCLTKAQKTDDHGFVEMRPGSQARKSESSDPRRSIAAGGYNVRAGIILYGNHEKF; via the exons ATGTATATCGCAGGACTAACCACAGGCATGGCCAACAATCTGCGAGAGTATAAGCCTTCGCCACACTTCAAGGGCTGCATTGAAGCTGTAAGCTACAGCGACAGAAGAATTTTTcccagagaaaacaaaaacaggaagCTCTTAAGGAGGTATACAATGCACGGCTCCCCCAAAATCCTTGCCTCGCGATCCAGGTGCAGACGTCTGGAATTGAAGACACTAAGCTTTGGATACCCGGAAGCATATCTCAAGTTCGCCTCGTCGGGTAGAATCAACCTGAACGTACGGTTCCACTTTCGCACGTATTTGGCAAACCAGATTTTAGTATCGAAGGGTAATGAACTTgggcgattttcttttgtccgtGTTTTGATGGTTAAAGGAAGGGTATTTCTTAAAGTGAGGACGTCTCCTGGCGGTATTGTACAACCGCTTTACTCTAAAAAGCAATTGAATGACGGTTATTGGCACGATCTGTCAGTTGTTGTGAATGAGACATTGATAAAGCTAGCTGTTGATAACGAAGTGCCGTTGGTGCATTTTAATCCGAGCCTGAATCAATCTGTTAACGAAGAAGAGGACCTGACTATGTTCATTGGCTACGCTCGAAAGGCAACTATGCCATCCTTCATCGGTTGTATTTATGGTTTAAGTGTCGACGgcgaaaaaattgttttcactaaaataaGCCCGACAAGCAAGTCCGGTGCGCTGCAGAACTTCTGCAACCTTTCAAGCCCTTGTTTCCCTAATCCCTGCTTACATCGTGGTAAATGCATCGAAGCACGGTCTGATGGTTTTAACTGTGACTGTCAAAGCACGTTTTACAGAGGGCGCTTTTGCGAAAAACCCATTTATCGAAGGACCTGCCAGGACTACAAAGATCTTGGTCTATCTGGTGACGCCAACTGTACAGTGGATTTAGACACTGAAGGTCCCTTGAAACCAATTACGGTCCTGTGTAATGTTACGCAACAAGGAAATGCCGTTACAATTGTCGGGCATAACAAAATTGGTCTTCAGAGGGTGAATGCAACGAAAATGTTCTTTGCAGAAATAGGCTATTTTCATTCGGTGAGGTACCCATCGCCGATGAAGGAGATCAGAGCTTTGATCAACGGGAGCGAGCGATGCCTTCAGTATGTTGGCTTCAAGTGTTTTGGTTCCAAATTGCTGCAGTCAGCAATAGGCCCATATCAGGTTAAGTTGAAAGGAATAAAGTCGTATATAGCGCCTGAAAACTGGCCAGACCCGTCTTCAGGCAACAACAACTGCTCGTGTAGAGTAAACGGAACATGCACACTTCCCGAAATGTCTTGTTACTGCGATATTGGAGACGAAACCTGGAGAGAATATGGAG GTTACGTCACTGACAAGTCCGCCCTGCCAATCACCTTGGTTGAGTTTTTGGAATCAGCTTCTCAGTCGGATTTCATCGTGGGACCTTTAACGTGCTATGGGACATCAACCAACTATGCCAATAACAGTTCAGAAAATACGACACGCGAGTTGCAACACGAAGCAGCGCGCTTTTTCAAGTCCTTGTGCTTTGCGATCAACCCCACTACGGACACTAACGTCCAACCTCGTTCGAGTGTCCCACAACCACATCGTATTCCGATATTTACGAGAAATCAAGCTAAATTTTCAATAGGAATGACCGCTTCAGTTGATTCAACTGGTACATTAGCATCAACAACTGTGAAAGCCACAACGAAGATCCAAAAGTCGAAGGAAATTCCTGTCCATACAAGTTCCCTTCCGACTGATTTCAATGAAGAAGTGATCCAAACTGTTTTTGGTGATGGCGGTTTGGCAGAAGCTACTGCAAGCAGCACTGTTTTGCAGTTTTCCACGGAGAAATCTAACTCGGACCCTCCATTAAACAAATCCCAAACCTTAGGCGGGTCGCCGAACGGTAAACCAACAACAGATGGCCAGAATTTGACATTTTCGTGGCAACTTGTGGTGACGGTAATACTTCTTGTAGTTGTATCTATAATGTTTGTGTCTTTGGTTGTCTACTGTGTCAAGAAACGTGGCATAAGCTGCAAATCAGCTGGGTTCCACTGTTTAACGAAGGCTCAAAAGACTGACGACCACGGCTTTGTTGAAATGAGGCCAGGATCACAGGCTCGAAAATCGGAATCATCCGATCCGCGTCGATCTATCGCAGCTGGTGGCTATAATGTGAGGGCAGGCATTATTCTCTACGGTAATCATGAGAAATTTTGA
- the LOC140921135 gene encoding uncharacterized protein has protein sequence MPPRKNKRGDRGSTEDEPRNPKKSNMAAEENIDVEEPIEAGKEQEEPSLLEIKALLVDIQIQIAAVLSENRTLKKEIEELKESANFYEKELKDLKESLQKTKDEYKELKHMLASTRNELKTTKENLGKQKEESDRLWEHHDDLEQYTRKNSLEIHGIPEDAYPSTEAAVIKVAEALNITIEPEEIEISHKLNRGKSIIVKFCNHKVKSKLYKERTKLKDVKIKDLFPSYPSNAQERQRIFINENLTAYRRRIMKEANKRRQEGTLLSVWSLDGKIFVKTSPYGSPVRIFSEEDLDQL, from the coding sequence ATGCCTCCCAGAAAGAATAAAAGAGGTGATCGTGGCTCAACCGAAGACGAACCAAGAAATCCGAagaaatccaacatggcggccgaggAAAACATTGATGTTGAAGAACCGATTGAAGCGGGCAAGGAACAAGAAGAGCCTAGCCTTCTTGAAATCAAGGCTCTACTGGTCGACATACAAATCCAAATAGCTGCAGTTCTTAGCGAAAATCGAACGCTGAAGAAGGAAAtcgaagaattaaaagaatctGCCAACTTCTACGAGAAGGAGCTTAAAGATTTGAAAGAGTCCTTGCAAAAGACCAAGGACGAatacaaagaattaaaacaCATGCTAGCCTCAACAAGGAACGagcttaaaacaacaaaggagaatctaggaaagcaaaaagaagaatcCGATCGACTGTGGGAACACCATGATGATTTGGAACAATACACTCGAAAGAACTCgctggaaatccatggaattccagaaGATGCGTATCCCAGTACGGAGGCCGCGGTCATCAAGGTTGCTGAAGCCCTAAATATCACCATAGAGCCTGAAGAAATAGAGATTTCACACAAGCTGAATCGGGGCAAATCCattatagtgaaattttgcaaTCATAAAGTGAaatcgaaactttacaaagaacgCACCAAACTAAAGGATGTCAAAATCAAAGATCTATTTCCCAGCTACCCTTCAAATGCACAGGAACGACAACGTATTTTTATAAACGAGAACCTCACGGCTTATAGGCGTAGAATCATGAAAGAAGCGAACAAGAGAAGACAAGAGGGTACTCTACTCAGTGTTTGGTCTTTGGATGGTAAGATTTTTGTTAAGACATCACCCTATGGCTCCcctgttagaattttttccgaaGAGGACTTAGATCAATTATAA
- the LOC140921427 gene encoding transmembrane prolyl 4-hydroxylase-like, whose amino-acid sequence MAPPRADKKKFSKEKSKKKTDKTDSKSSLPSTTIAVAITAFIAISVAIYYKNGFNMERKLDEAQRTSTRNTARTSNNKKTEINADFKILPRLDGVKVGHIQKRQLSPGKMYEIKTLSLKPLIFEIANFLSDEDCQTIVDLASKEGLDTSEVQDPETGINIEPTNEETFNNWDYNHDGVIDKVEVMHNLVDLSDLYFSEEDIEKMFEELKVDKNTNGVMDLREFLTVRTEKIMRYLHNVAKTLPRVKSRNSRQTWLDHRKIKGLNDRVAALTKLPRAVVEESEELQVVHYDPEGHYHCHHDSQDVDPRIPCCVFRDRRRCRLCRYITVLYFLNDVEEGGETAFPVANNATFSIEAWAQITKYRCDLSKHCHKANLFVKPRKGTAIMWYNHLRDDKTGWHGRLDQMTYHGGCDILKGEKWIANNWINILGDSRETMVSYKNPKKKI is encoded by the exons ATGGCGCCGCCCCGCGCTGATAAGAAAAAGTTCTCGAAGGAAAAATCAAAGAAGAAAACAGACAAGACGGATTCAAAATCGTCACTCCCATCTACAACGATAGCTGTAGCCATAACGGCTTTCATAGCCATCTCCGTAGCAATTTACTACAAGAACGGATTTAACATGGAGCGAAAGCTGGATGAAGCACAAAGGACGAGCACTAGAAACACGGCGAGGacttcaaataacaaaaaaaccgAAATTAATGCGGATTTCAAAATTCTTCCTAGATTGGACGGAGTTAAG gtTGGCCACATTCAAAAAAGGCAATTAAGCCCGGGAAAGATGTACGAAATAAAGACACTGAGTCTTAAACCGCTGATATTTG AAATTGCCAACTTTTTATCTGACGAGGATTGCCAGACTATTGTGGACCTTGCCTCTAAAGAAGGCCTGGACACCAGTGAAGTTCAGGACCCTGAGACAGGAATCAACATTGAACCAACCAATGAGGAGACGTTCAACAACTGGGATTACAATCACGACGGCGTCATTGATAAAGTTGAG GTAATGCACAATCTTGTAGATCTCAGCGATTTGTATTTCTCAGAGGAAGACATCGAGAAAAT GTTTGAGGAATTAAAAGTAGACAAGAACACAAATG GTGTCATGGACCTAAGAGAGTTTCTAACAGTAAGAACCGAAAAAATCATGAGATATCTTCATAACGTGGCAAAAACGCTGCCTCGAGTCAAGAGCCGAAATAGCAGGCAAACATGGTTGGACCACAGAAAGATAAAAGGGCTCAATGATAG AGTTGCAGCTCTAACAAAGCTTCCCAGAGCAGTTGTTGAAGAAAGTGAAGAACTTCAG GTTGTTCATTACGATCCCGAGGGACATTACCACTGTCATCATGACTCACAGGATGTGGATCCCAGAATTCCTTGCTGTGTATTCCGAGACAGAAGACGCTGTCGCCTCTGCAG ATATATCAcagtattatattttttaaacgaCGTTGAAGAAGGGGGTGAGACTGCCTTCCCAGTTGCCAATAATGCTACATTTAGCATCGAG gCGTGGGCACAGATAACTAAATACCGCTGCGACTTGAGCAAGCACTGTCACAAGGCCAACTTATTTGTAAAACCCCGCAAAGGGACGGCAATTATGTGGTATAATCATCTGCGAGATGATAAGACAGGATGGCACGGACGACTAGACCAGATGACCTATCACGGAGGATGCGACATTCTAAAGGGAGAGAAGTGGATTGCTAATAACTGGATAAATATTTTGGGAGATTCACGAGAAACTATGGTCTCTTACAAGaatccaaaaaagaaaatttga